In the Scomber japonicus isolate fScoJap1 chromosome 18, fScoJap1.pri, whole genome shotgun sequence genome, one interval contains:
- the LOC128378789 gene encoding charged multivesicular body protein 6-like, with translation MGNVFGRKSQPSRVTEQDKAILQLKQQRDKLKQYQKRITLQLEKERLLAKQLIKDGRKEKALLLLKKKRYQDQLLDKTENQISNLEHMVQDIEFMQIEMKVIEGLKVGNDCLKSMHEIMSVEDVERILDETQESIDYQRQIDELLAGSLTQEDDDAVLAELEAITQGEDVALPEVPSDPIPEVPEAAKAEPERREARNKPDREMLAA, from the exons ATGGGAAACGTTTTTGGGAGAAAGAGTCAACCCTCTCGTGTAACGGAACAAGACAAAGCCATTTTG CAattgaaacagcagagagatAAGCTGAAGCAGTACCAAAAGAGAATCACACTACAGCTGGAGAAAGAGCGACTTCTGGCAAAGCAGTTGATAAAAGATGGCAGAAAAGA aaAGGCTCTGTTGCTTCTTAAGAAGAAGAGATATCAGGATCAGCTACTAGACAAGACAGAAAATCAGATTTCTAATCTGGAGCACATG GTGCAGGATATTGAATTCATGCAAATTGAGATGAAAGTCATCGAGGGGCTTAAGGTTGGCAATGATTGCCTGAAGAGTATGCACGAG ATCATGTCAGTAGAAGATGTGGAGAGAATCCTGGATGAGACCCAGGAATCGATTGACTATCAAAGG CAAATAGATGAATTGCTGGCTGGATCCCTGACGCAGGAGGATGACGATGCTGTTTTAGCAGAGCTGGAAGCTATCACTCAG GGAGAAGATGTAGCACTACCAGAGGTCCCAAGTGATCCGATACCAGAGGTCCCAGAGGCTGCTAAAGCTGAGCCAG agaggagagaagcgAGGAACAAGCCAGACAGAGAGATGCTGGCGGCCTAA